GTAGAACAACACCCCAATGCAGCGAAGGCAATTTTGATGGCAGTGCAAGAAGCTCAGATGTGGTGCGATGACATGGCCAACAAGGAGGAGATGTGCCAAATTATCTCCGGGCGAGAATGGCTGAAGGTGCCTGTAGAAGACATCCTAGAGCGGGCCAAGGGCAATTTTGATATGGGTGTGCGCCAGCTCGAAAATAGCCCGCTGCTGATGAAGTTCTGGAACGATGCGGCATCTTATCCGTTTAAGAGCCACGACCTGTGGTTCCTGACGGAGGATATCCGCTGGGGCTACTTGCCTGCTGACACCGACACCAAAGCGCTGATTGACGCGGTAAACCGGGAAGACCTGTGGCGCGAAGCCGCCAAGGCGATCGGGCAGGAAGCCGCCATTCCCGCTAGCACCTCTCGCGGCGTGGAAACCTTCTTTGATGGCGTGAAATTCGATCCCGAAAATCCGAGCGAGTACTTAAAGTCGCTGAAGATTAAAAAGGTGTAATGCGGTCGGGGGTAAGTAAACAAGTGAGTAAAGCTACTGAGGCATGAAGGACTCTTGCTTTATCTTATTTATCCCCCGACTTCTGTTCCCATAGTTCAACCTTTCTGCCCTAAATCCTAATTCTAACCCCTAGCGTATGACAGCCGACCTCTCTTCTCCCCGCCGGCCTGGGCGATCGCTCTCTTCCAGCTTGGGCGCATGGCTTGGCAAGACGATTCGCCGTTCCATCCCCACAGCGATCGCCCTCTTCATTCTCCTGGGCATCTGGCAACTGGTGTGTTCAGGCGACAATGCGCCCCTGCCAGGGCCGATCCAGGTGGTGCAAGATACATGGGACTTGATCATCGACCCGTTCTATCGTGGCAGCGGTACAGATCAGGGCTTGTTCTGGCAAATTGCGGCCAGCTTGCAGCGGGTGGCGGTGGGCTATCTCCTGGCGGCGATCGCTGGCATCGCCCTCGGCATCCTGATCGGCGTAAGTGTGCTGATGTTTCAGGCGATTGATCCCATCTTTCAGGTGTTGCGAACCGTGCCGCCGCTGGCCTGGCTGCCCATTTCCCTGGCGGCCTTCCGCGACTCCCAGCCCGCTGCCATTTTCGTGATTT
The Thermoleptolyngbya sichuanensis A183 DNA segment above includes these coding regions:
- the ntrB gene encoding nitrate ABC transporter permease, which produces MTADLSSPRRPGRSLSSSLGAWLGKTIRRSIPTAIALFILLGIWQLVCSGDNAPLPGPIQVVQDTWDLIIDPFYRGSGTDQGLFWQIAASLQRVAVGYLLAAIAGIALGILIGVSVLMFQAIDPIFQVLRTVPPLAWLPISLAAFRDSQPAAIFVIFITAIWPIIINTAVGVQNIPQDYNNVARVLKLSRLDYFFKVLLPATVPYIFTGLKIAIGLSWLAIVAAEMLTGGVGIGFFIWDAYNSGSNSEVILAIIYVGLVGLLLNALIGFIASRVVPEEQK